Proteins encoded by one window of Aphis gossypii isolate Hap1 chromosome X, ASM2018417v2, whole genome shotgun sequence:
- the LOC126551681 gene encoding leucine-rich repeat-containing protein 15-like has protein sequence MATRISIIVFVTLLTYVCNTSAILSKQLDCPEDCDCHFFRINWVTDCSESNLTSMPYEGLDSNVYILNMNGNRLKEIEPFPANIKLRTLQLSKNFLTKIQKTTFAGLHYLLDIDLSSNLINYVDPEAFVESAGLITLELQGNPLKQVKGPFLYSKSLLYLYLANSHLTKLSPQFFANISGLDKLDISGNPLHIIEPGIFDPLTSLKHLILNNCNLTHISSVAFSNLGHLTVLELTGNSLKSHVDWTLILGNLGRLEHLDLRQSGVSNLPENVFFNNIWLRGLVLAENELSDLDVATTLGHNLVHLDFLDLSYCHLKGPLSEDAFANATKLRTLILSGNHLSATDLAVALSPLLKLVKLSLRDCGLTMLPANTFHKFTSLQELDISRNPLNNDFTALLSPLESLEHLDMGYSNLQRISKTTFLKMSALKTLILSGNKLKSLESGSFQNLTRLEVLELNNCGLSRLNDTVFYDNFTYPNLEELRLSGNPLQVTEEGPILPPQLSGLKNLDMSKCNLSYLPVDAFTTTPNISQLLLNDNKLKSDEEGSMKFLESLTGLEQLDLSFNNITAIKPNKFGYNNQLMSLRLVGNPWKCDCYVVDMWEWAALSKGNVGVLVGSTKSIASNVNNKKTKGLVCNFDPKSTPIKETKLRRPGIELKSSVQRTWARYVREANCPHSPVAARPARIVTREIHEYQPMLSEIEDETQNKWLPLISFCAVLLLISAVMMSVLIKRKENPTKKDKDVSCDYSQEDNDVVQFKGTKNVSR, from the exons ATGGCGACACGTATATCCATTATAGTGTTTGTCACACTTTTGACTTACGTATGCAATACAAGTGCCATTCTATCTAAACAACTTGACTGTCCAGAAGATTGCGATTGCCATTTCTTCAGAATTAACTGGGTGACAGACTGTTCGGAAAGTAACTTGACATCCATGCCATATGAAGGACTCGACAGCAATGTCTACATACTTAATATGAACGGAAATCGCCTAAAAGAAATCGAACCGTTCCCAGCCAATATTAAACTTAGGACATTACAGTTGTccaaaaactttttaacaaaaatccaaaaaacaaCGTTTGCTGGACTTCATTACCTATTGGATATAGATTTGTCGTCTAACTTGATCAATTATGTTGATCCTGAAGCATTTGT GGAAAGCGCTGGATTAATTACGTTAGAATTACAGGGAAATCCATTGAAACAAGTCAAAGGtccatttttatattccaAGTCTTTGCTGTACCTATACCTGGCAAATAGtcatttaacaaaattgtcaCCACAATTTTTCGCCAATATCAGCGGTCTAGACAAACTTGATATTTCAGGAAACCCTCTTCATATCATTGAACCAGGCATATTTGATCCTCTTACTAGTTTGAAACATCTTATTCTAAATAACTGTAATCTTACACACATATCGAGCGTAGCATTTAGTAACCTTGGACACCTTACGGTATTAGAATTAACTGGAAATAGTCTTAAAAGTCATGTTGACTGGACTTTAATATTGGGTAATTTAGGTAGATTGGAACATCTCGATTTAAGGCAATCGGGTGTGTCTAATTTAccagaaaatgtttttttcaataatatttggcTAAGAGGTTTAGTGTTGGCTGAAAATGAATTATCTGATCTTGACGTGGCTACTACTTTAGGTCACAATTTAGTTCATTTAGATTTTCTGGATCTTAgttattgtcatttaaaagGACCTTTATCTGAAGATGCATTCGCTAATGCTACGAAATTGCGTACTCTCATATTATCTGGAAACCATTTATCTGCAACAGACTTAGCAGTAGCTTTATCACCTTTATTAAAACTAGTGAAACTTTCATTGAGAGACTGTGGATTAACAATGTTGCCTGCTAATACTTTCCATAAATTTACTAGTCTACAAGAATTGGACATATCAAGAAATCCtttaaacaatgattttacAGCACTTTTATCTCCATTGGAATCCTTGGAGCATTTAGATATGGGTTACAGTAACTTACAAAGAATATCTAAAACGACTTTCTTAAAAATGTCCGCTTTAAAAACGCTTATCCTATCTggtaataaacttaaaagccTCGAATCAGGTTCATTCCAAAATCTTACGCGTTTAGAAGTATTAGAGTTGAATAACTGTGGACTTAGTCGTCTTAATGATACAGTATTCTACGACAACTTTACATATCCAAACTTGGAAGAGTTAAGACTTTCAGGAAATCCTCTTCAAGTTACCGAAGAAGGACCAATATTACCACCTCAATTATCCGGTTTAAAGAATTTGGACATGAGTAAATGTAACTTGAGTTATTTACCTGTTGATGCTTTCACTACAACTCCTAACATTAGTCAATTGTTGTTgaacgataataaattaaagagtGACGAAGAAGGGTCTATGAAGTTTTTAGAGTCACTAACTGGGTTGGAACAGTTGGACTTGAGTTTCAATAATATCACAGCAATTAAACCTAATAAATTCGGATATAATAATCAACTTATGTCGTTACGACTGGTTGGTAATCCTTGGAAATGTGATTGTTATGTTGTGGATATGTGGGAATGGGCTGCATTGTCTAAAGGAAATGTAGGCGTGTTGGTAGGTTCTACGAAATCAATTGCTTCcaatgtaaacaataaaaaaaccaaaggATTAGTGTGCAATTTTGATCCTAAAAGCACGCCTATTAAGGAAACTAAACTAAGAAGACCTGGAATAGAACTCAAATCTAGTGTACAGCGTACGTGGGCCAGATATGTGCGCGAGGCGAATTGTCCTCACAGTCCTGTGGCTGCAAGACCAGCCAGAATTGTTACTAGAGAAATTCACGAGTACCAACCAATGTTGTCAGAAATTGAAGACGAAACGCAAAATAAATGGTTACCTCTAATAAGCTTCTGCGCTGTTTTGTTATTGATTTCAGCAGTAATGATGagtgtattaataaaacgtAAAGAAAATCCAACAAAGAAAGATAAAGACGTTTCATGTGATTATTCACAAGAAGACAATGATGTGGTTCAATTTAAAggaactaaaaatgtatcccGTTGA